A window from Cryptomeria japonica chromosome 1, Sugi_1.0, whole genome shotgun sequence encodes these proteins:
- the LOC131042442 gene encoding uncharacterized protein LOC131042442, with product MPLWDIIDRRWDGQMHTPLHAAGYFLNPLLFYKTDFLEIDAEIKQGFFKCMEKMFPDLEKFDAATIELEMYKHAKGFLSSRAAIQSRKTIQPAAWWASFGDEIPNLRWMAVRILSQPCSSSACERNWSVFEHIHSKKRNRLSQQRLNDLVFVHHNLRLKIRKAQGTIEECLPIDLDEIYPECELIAADDADDDDDDVDDDYVVADRPLVSEDFDIMRQANFRPEWVEGIRTGSYPGASSSGPPTL from the exons ATGCCgttgtgggacataattgataggagatgggatgGACAAATGCACACTCCTCTCCATGCTGCAGGATATTTTCTCAATCCTCTGTTATTCTATAAGACTGACTTCCTGGAAATTGATGCTGAGATCAAACAAGGCTTCTTCAAGTGCATGGAAAAAATGTTTCCTGACTTGGAAAAATTTGATGCGGCTACGATAGAGCTGGAAATGTACAAGCATGCTAAGGGCTTTCTCTCTTCTAGGGCTGCTATACAAAGCAGAAAGACAATTCAACCAG ctgcatggtgggcttcttttggagatgaaataccaaatttaaggtggatggcggtgcgtattttgagccaaccatgtagctcatcagcttgtgagcgtaattggagtgtgtttgaacacatacattctaagaaacgcaaccgcctatcacaacaacgactgaatgacttggtatttgttcatcacaacctccgcttgaagataaggaaagctcaag GAACTATTGAGGAATGCTTGCCAATTGACCTCGATGAGATATATCCAGAGTGCGAGTTGATTGCtgctgatgatgctgatgatgatgatgatgatgttgatgatgattatgttGTTGCTGATCGTCCGCTTGTgtctgaagattttgatatcatgaGGCAAGCCAACTTTCGTCCTGAATGGGTTGAAGGAATTAGGACAGGCTCTTACCCAGGAGCTTCATCATCAGGGCCTCCTACTCTCTAG